The following is a genomic window from Lujinxingia vulgaris.
TCGTGAGTTTTTCACTCGACGACTGATCAAAAAGGGGGCGCCGCGGCGCCCCCTTTTTTGCTCTGGCCAATTTTGCTCTGGCCAATTTTGCTCTGGCCAATTTTGCTCTGGCCAATTTTGCTCTGGCCAATTTTGCTCTGGCCAATTTTGCTCTGGCCAATTTTGCTCTGGCCAATTTTGCTCTGGCCAATTTTGCTCTGGCCAACATATGTGCGCGTCAACCCACCAGCCCGGCGTCGGGGCGCTCGATGCGGAGGCTGGAGCGGCCGTTGCCCTCCGGGGTAACTCGAACGCGGTATTCCACACTCTCTTTGAGCCCCTCGACGTGGCTGATAAGCCCGATCTGGCGGTTGCTGCGCGATTGCAGCGAGTTGAGCACCCCGATGGCCACCTGCAATGACTCCTGATCCAGGGTGCCAAAACCCTCGTCGAGCAGGAGCGTCTCAAGGGGCATGTGCACCTGGCGAAGGTCGGCCAGCGCCATCGCCAGGGCCAGCGACAACAGGAATGACTCCCCGCCAGAGAGGGTGGTGACCGGGCGCACGCTGTTGGCCCGATTACGATCCAGAATCTCAAAGTCGAGTTTCGGAAGTCCCTGCTCATCTCGCCGGATCTGCAACGCGTAGCGCGGCGCGAGATCCTGGAGGTGGTGGTTGGCGTAGACCGCGATGTTCTGCAGGTGGAAGCTCAGCGCATGATTCTCAAAGGTCGTGCCGCCATTAATGCCGATGAGGTCGTGGATCGTCTTCCAATGCCCCAGGGTTCGGTTCAGCGCTTCGAGGCGCTTGCGGCCCTCGGCCAGATCCTCGCGTTTCTGGTCGTCGGCGTTTAAGCGCTCTTTAAGGGTGGCGACCCTGGCGGTGGCGTCGCGCAGGTCGGCCTCGCAAGACTCAAGACGGGCTTCCAGTGCCTCAAGGTCCCGAACCTCGTCGAGGCCTTCGGGGCGTGTGTCTTGAAGTTGTTTGAGCGCGTTTTCCGACTTCTTCAAAAGCTCTTCGGCGGTGGCTTTCTCCTGACGTAGCGTGTCTCGAAGCGTCATGAGTCGCTCGCGCTCCTCAACGCCGAGCAGGGCGGCGCGCAGCGCCTCAAGGGTATCGACGGGAAGTGTTTCCAGCAGGTCCTCGAGGCTCTGCCGTGCCGTCTGGCGCTTCGTGGCCGCGTCGTCGAGCTCTTTTGTGTGTGACTTAATGTCCTGGTTGAGGTTTTTGAGCTTCTCCTGGACGCTCTCCAGGTTCTTGCGAGCGGTCTCATAGGCCTCAAGCGACGCGCTGACCTGCTTCTGGAGGCGCTTTTCAACCTCGTCGGCGCTCTGGCCCTCGAAGATGCCCTGACGCTCTTTACGCAGCTCCCCGAGCTCGGATTCGCGGGCCTGCAACGCCTGTGCGCGTTCTTCAACGTTCTCGCTCTCGCTCTTATGGCGCGCCTCAAGGGTGGCGAGGTCTTTTTCGATGTTGCTTCGTCGGCCCTTCAGGTCTTCGAGCCGGGCTTTGAGTTGGGCGCGGAGGGCGCGCTCTTCTTCGAGGCTTGTGATGTGTCGATCGAGCGCGTCGACGATCGTGCCGCGGTCGTCGCCGGCCTGGGTATCCAGTGGGCGGTCGAGGGTGTGCAGCTGCTCGGAGAGCGCTTCGAGGCGTACCCGGAGCTTGCGGCGGTCCTCGGCGACCTTTTCGCGCAGCGCGGTGATCTCCTCGGTGCAGCGAGCCACCTCGTCGGTGGCACGTTCGAGTTTCGGGCGGAGCTCGGCGAGTTTCGCGTCGGCCTGGTTGAGCTTTTCGCGGGCGTCGATGAGCGCTTTGTCGGCCACATCGAGCGCGTCGAGGCGTTTGAGTAACGTCTGTGCTTCGGTCTGAAGCGTTTCGCTGCGAGTGTTGAAGTCCT
Proteins encoded in this region:
- a CDS encoding pentapeptide repeat-containing protein; the protein is MLARAKLARAKLARAKLARAKLARAKLARAKLARAKLARAKLARAKLARAKKGAPRRPLFDQSSSEKLTTFPATAITRSHSPSSRPIP